From a single Miscanthus floridulus cultivar M001 chromosome 8, ASM1932011v1, whole genome shotgun sequence genomic region:
- the LOC136475235 gene encoding remorin-like isoform X2 — protein MESKEAMVAAPAAGAGEAKSIRSFRQVSNDLWESEKSKAENKAEKKMSAIMSWENTKKAAVEAKLRTREEKLEKKKAEYAEKMRNQVAAIHRAAEEKRASVEATRREAILKYEDMAAKHRSKGTTPATKFLGCF, from the exons ATGGAGTCCAAGGAGGCGAtggtggcggcgccggcggccggtGCCGGAGAAGCCAAGA GCATTCGGTCATTCAGACAAGTGAGTAACGACCTGTGGGAGAGCGAGAAGAGCAAAGCCGAGAACAA GGCTGAGAAGAAGATGTCGGCCATCATGTCGTGGGAGAACACAAAGAAGGCGGCCGTAGAAGCAAAGCTGCGAACTAGAGAG GAGAAGCTGGAGAAGAAGAAGGCGGAGTACGCGGAGAAGATGAGGAACCAGGTGGCCGCCATCCACAGGGCGGCGGAAGAGAAGCGCGCGTCGGTGGAGGCGACGCGGCGCGAGGCCATCCTCAAGTACGAGGACATGGCGGCCAAGCACCGGTCCAAAGGGACTACCCCGGCCACCAAATTCCTCGGCTGCTTCTAG
- the LOC136475235 gene encoding remorin-like isoform X1, which yields MESKEAMVAAPAAGAGEAKSKTRHCPLLVSASIDLFASLDLGLNVGHRLTCSGIRSFRQVSNDLWESEKSKAENKAEKKMSAIMSWENTKKAAVEAKLRTREEKLEKKKAEYAEKMRNQVAAIHRAAEEKRASVEATRREAILKYEDMAAKHRSKGTTPATKFLGCF from the exons ATGGAGTCCAAGGAGGCGAtggtggcggcgccggcggccggtGCCGGAGAAGCCAAGAGTAAGACTCGCCACTGTCCCCTTCTGGTCTCTGCTAGCATCGACTTGTTTGCGTCTCTCGATCTTGGCCTGAATGTCGGTCACAGACTCACATGTTCAGGCATTCGGTCATTCAGACAAGTGAGTAACGACCTGTGGGAGAGCGAGAAGAGCAAAGCCGAGAACAA GGCTGAGAAGAAGATGTCGGCCATCATGTCGTGGGAGAACACAAAGAAGGCGGCCGTAGAAGCAAAGCTGCGAACTAGAGAG GAGAAGCTGGAGAAGAAGAAGGCGGAGTACGCGGAGAAGATGAGGAACCAGGTGGCCGCCATCCACAGGGCGGCGGAAGAGAAGCGCGCGTCGGTGGAGGCGACGCGGCGCGAGGCCATCCTCAAGTACGAGGACATGGCGGCCAAGCACCGGTCCAAAGGGACTACCCCGGCCACCAAATTCCTCGGCTGCTTCTAG
- the LOC136475236 gene encoding uncharacterized protein, translating into MSKKNNLAKRKKQYEFDLQREKEAKEKQAKKLQAKKSEMKIDGGEKKCKGGQFKVGKKKVKTKLSALAKAKAAQAMEVDK; encoded by the exons ATGTCGAAGAAGAACAATCTTGCCAAGAGGAAGAAGCAGTACGAGTTCGACCTCCAGA GAGAGAAGGAGGCCAAGGAGAAACAGGCCAAGAAACTGCAAGCCAAGAAATCCGAGATGAAG ATAGATGGtggtgaaaagaaatgtaagGGTGGTCAGTTTAAGGTTGGGAAGAAAAAGGTGAAGACAAAACTTTCAGCCTTAGCAAAAGCCAAAGCCGCGCAAGCCATGGAGGTCGACAAGTGA